In the Lysinibacillus sp. PLM2 genome, one interval contains:
- a CDS encoding pyridoxal kinase, translating into MKKVAVIQDLSSFGKCSLTAAIPVLSVMGVQACPLPTAFLSAQTDYPSFFYEDFTSKMQYFEEEWSKLDITFDGIYTGFVTGQEQINNIFRFLDKFRNPDTLVLVDPVMGDKGEAYKLFTEELLMQMTELVKRADVITPNVTECCLLTGLSYEKLHNYSSKEDFFKALEEAGNALQQQTCAKVIITGVNPPSKNVEKQFVGNMYLDGREIFYSEIAFNGKSYSGTGDLFASVIMGSLMRGEGLQKSLQLAQAFLTAAIHDSYLEGTPEIEGVNFEKYLKLLL; encoded by the coding sequence ATGAAAAAGGTCGCTGTAATACAGGATTTATCATCTTTTGGGAAATGTTCTTTAACAGCTGCAATCCCAGTTCTCTCGGTTATGGGTGTGCAGGCTTGTCCTTTGCCAACAGCATTTTTATCTGCCCAAACAGATTATCCAAGCTTCTTTTATGAAGATTTCACATCTAAAATGCAATATTTCGAAGAAGAATGGAGCAAGCTAGATATAACATTTGATGGAATCTATACAGGCTTTGTTACAGGCCAAGAGCAAATCAACAACATATTCCGTTTCTTAGACAAATTTAGAAATCCAGATACACTCGTACTTGTAGATCCGGTAATGGGCGATAAGGGTGAAGCGTACAAGCTTTTTACTGAAGAGCTTCTAATGCAAATGACTGAACTTGTTAAACGAGCAGATGTGATTACGCCAAATGTTACAGAATGTTGCTTGTTAACAGGCTTGTCTTATGAAAAACTACATAATTATTCAAGCAAAGAAGATTTTTTTAAAGCTCTTGAAGAAGCTGGGAATGCTTTGCAGCAGCAAACCTGTGCAAAGGTTATCATTACTGGCGTAAATCCACCTTCTAAGAACGTGGAAAAGCAGTTTGTCGGCAATATGTACTTGGATGGTAGGGAAATCTTTTATAGCGAGATTGCATTTAACGGAAAAAGTTATTCGGGTACAGGTGATCTGTTTGCATCTGTCATTATGGGGAGTTTGATGCGTGGTGAAGGTCTTCAAAAGTCGCTTCAACTTGCACAAGCGTTTTTGACAGCAGCTATCCACGATAGTTACTTGGAAGGAACACCTGAGATAGAAGGGGTTAACTTCGAAAAATATTTGAAACTTTTACTATAG
- a CDS encoding formate transporter produces MDYTPKDIAEITIQKGVEKASMSLSNMFFLGFLGGAFISLGFLACIRMIGTMPEDWGSLVTFMGASVFPLGLILILLGGGELVTGNMMSVSMAYMAKKVGLLQLIKNWFWITLFNLLGALFVAYFFGHFLGLTEGAFLEKTVQTANGKVTSTFWQALVSGIGCNWLVAMAVWLCTGAKTFIGKILAIWFPIMAFVLIGFQHVVANMFIIPAAIFAGELSWLLFIQNILPVFLGNTIGAVIFVSMFYFNAYKTI; encoded by the coding sequence ATGGATTATACACCAAAGGACATTGCTGAAATCACCATACAAAAGGGTGTAGAGAAGGCAAGTATGTCTCTATCAAACATGTTTTTTTTAGGATTTTTAGGGGGAGCCTTCATATCACTTGGTTTTCTTGCTTGTATTCGAATGATTGGTACGATGCCAGAAGATTGGGGTAGCCTTGTGACGTTTATGGGGGCAAGTGTCTTTCCGCTCGGCTTAATATTAATCTTATTAGGCGGCGGAGAATTAGTAACGGGTAATATGATGTCAGTCAGCATGGCATATATGGCGAAGAAAGTAGGGTTATTGCAATTAATAAAAAATTGGTTTTGGATTACGCTATTTAATTTACTTGGTGCGCTATTTGTTGCTTATTTTTTTGGACATTTTCTCGGATTAACAGAGGGAGCGTTTTTGGAGAAAACTGTACAAACTGCCAATGGAAAGGTAACCTCTACTTTTTGGCAGGCGCTTGTTTCAGGTATTGGTTGTAATTGGCTTGTAGCGATGGCTGTTTGGTTATGTACTGGAGCAAAAACTTTTATAGGGAAGATTCTAGCAATTTGGTTTCCTATCATGGCCTTTGTACTCATAGGTTTTCAACATGTTGTAGCAAATATGTTTATTATTCCTGCTGCTATTTTTGCGGGGGAGCTTTCTTGGCTTCTATTTATTCAAAATATTCTTCCAGTGTTTTTAGGAAACACAATTGGAGCTGTAATTTTTGTCAGCATGTTTTATTTTAATGCCTATAAGACAATTTAG